CTATCATTAATGATGCATAAAGACAACTATGATGAGATTGctttgtattttttattttgaccaaCACATGATTAAGGACAAAAGtagaacaaaaggaaaaaatttttggTGGAGTATACTATGCATAAAAAGCACATCTTTTCAAGCATGACTAAATATATAGGACGGAGGAAGTAACAAATAGAAACTCTTCTTACATATCTCATTGTTAAACTATGACTTTTCATCTAAAGATGTATTCGTAAATCAATAGGTACTGAGATCTTTCAATAGTCAGTAGAGGTGGACAACGATCAGGTACTTGCCCCTAACATGATTTGGGTGATCCGACTCTAATATATCGGATCGGCTATTTTGCGACCCTAACCCGTGCTTAATGTCTTCGGGTATCTGCTACTCAGGTACCCGAAAAGCaggtacccaaaaaaaaaggatgggTCATAGGATATTcacccctaaaaaaaaaaaaaatctattttccaataaaaaaattactttccGCTTACTAGCAACatgtttttcaaattaaaaaaagCTTTCCAATTAATATTGGTTGAGATATTGTAATCAAAGTCCATGCATCAACATTCTTATACATTTCATCCAACAATCAAACCAATCTCATAAATTTAGTACATATTAGAATTATAATATCTAAGTCAGCCGACAAAAGAATTAGGTGGCGTTTGGTTCGCACATCAGAATTGGATTCGGATTCGGAATCGGATatcttgggtttggaatgaggtcattcattccaatacatttgtttggttcaagtacctggaatgtgtatcattactatagttgatgtttggttcgtcgactctttcggaatggaatataataaatatattataaatcacattgtaaatgatagttattggctctttgtaaatgagatataagaaatttttactaattaaatatattagtataaatgtattagtaaatttagtctaactgattaataatttctattagtaaacatgtataattattagtataattgataatattaattatattacacaaattaatatacattatataatatatataactaatattattattagtataagtttgtaactaattaaattaaatattatatatatatataattaaatataaatatacaaatgttataatataaatatacaattataattatataatatatacaaatattaattatacaaatattttatataaatgtaatatatattacatattaaatatagttgttattatatattattatatttaaaataataataattattataattatataatttattaatattacatacatgtatatattataattatacgcacatataatatacatttataaatatacatatatattataaatatattattatataatattaacaaatttataatatatattatataagtataattatatttaactaaataattataatatataatataataatataataatatcattattataagtttgtaactaattaaattaaatattatatataattaattataattacatgaaagttataatataaatatataattataattatataatatataaatattaattgtactaatattttatataaatataatgcatATTAATTAGATAtagttattatatattattatatttaaaataataagtataaatataattatataatttattaatattatatacatgtatttattttaattatatgcacatataatatacatttatagatatacatatatattataaatatattattatataatattaataaatttataatatatattatataaatataattatatttaactaaataattataatatatatttatataatgtactaatattataattataatatattatatatatgtatatattataatatataatatatataaatattaattatatcattgtataattataatatgtaattggatttgtttcttggaatcaaACTTGGGAATCGGACAAAACCCACCAAAATACTTGGGAATGgagaaacaccaaatttttagaaatcattccaaGATTTCAATTCCCATTCCAGTGAACCAAACACCATTTATGGGGTTCATTCCATTCCCCGAATCCGATACCCTCTTACCAAACGCCCCCTTAGTCTTTGCTGGTTTGCCACCACTGGCACCCAACTACAGGTTGGCACTGAATGTTCTCACACCCCAGTTATTGAAATCACCTGTAATCATATAAGGGAACATATGGAAAAAggtcattttcttcttttccttcttaaaATACTGATTTACTTTCTATTTTGTTGGGGGAAGGCAGGTGCAGATGCCAAGTCCTTAGAAAAAATTTCACAGGGCAGATGCCTCACCCTTGTGAACAATGAACTTAATCACCCATCTCTCACAGCTTTTAAGTCACATTTGACCATTAAAGCAAATAACCGAAACATGGAATCTCTATCATGAATTCGGCATAAATTATTGAGCATCACTGAGCAAATTTGTTGATCAAGGGCAATGCCATACTGCAAGATCAGACGAAGGAAGGCTTTTGCATCACTTATCAGATGTCTTTTGCAAAGTCTATTGAACACAGCACTACAATCTCTGACTGAGACCTGATAACCCATTTCTACCATTTGATGGAACAGCATTACTGCTTTATGTACATTACCTTTTGCACAAAGTGCTTTTATCAATGTGGTATAAGCAACCTTTGTCAGTCTGACTTTTTGATCTTGAAGAGAAGTCAACAGCTTTTCAGCATCCTTCAAGTTCCCACGAACACACAAACCATTAATGAGAATATTATATGTGACATGATTAGGCTGAAGATTGCGCAGCAACATTTCATCATGTAACTGGAATGCTCTTTTCATATCCTGGGTTTTACATAAGCTCTGAATGATGATGTTGTATGATATTTCATCAGGAGAGACTCCCTTAGCAAACATGTCCTGGAGTACTCCAACAGCTTCTTTCACCTTTCTTTGTCTGCAGAGCCCTTTTATGACCACAGTATAAGTAACATGAGTAGGCTCTATGGCCCTTGCTTCCATTTCCTTGAGCAATTCAAACATAGCTTGCACGTCCCGTTCCTCACAGAATGCATTCATAAGAGTGGTGTAAGTTACAGCACTTGGCACCAAACCATGACTCTCAATAGCATTCAACCAGATTCGAGCATCAGCTAGTCGTCTAGATTTGCAGAAACCATATATTAGAGAATTGAATGTGACAACAGTTGGTGTAATTCCTTTCTCCAAGATCATACGATAAAGCTGGATAGCCTCATCCATATAACCTACTTTTGCATAACTATATAACATAATGTTACACAAACCAATATCCTCCAATAAGTCACAATGCATCAGGGTGTCAAAGTATCTCCTTGCCTCCTTTATGGTCCCTTTCTCAGACAGAGCTAAGAGAATGGATCGCTGagtgaaaaggtttggcatgacTCTCTCCAAGCACATCTCCTTGTATAAATGAATAGCGTGGTGAAGCTGACCTTGCTTGCATAGGCCATGAATGAGAATAGAATAAATCACAACATCTGCTTCTAGACCAATAGTTTTCATCTCATCAAATAAAGACAGAGCTTCATTAACATTTCCCCTCTTACACAGGCAGCTAATCATAACACCATATGAGATATTGGTTAACAGCATACCCCGTGAAAGCATCTCTTCTCTCAACTTGAAACATTCTTTAATATTGCCTGTCTGGCAATGCCCACAAATCAGTATAGTGTATGTGATAAGATCCGGATTTAATCCTTTATAAAGCATTAAACTAATAACTTTCCATGCCCCACTCATCAACCCAAGGAGACTAAAACCTTTTGCAAGAGTGTTATAAGTCACTATATCAGGCTCCAATCCATGCTTCTCCATGTCACTTGTAAACTCTAGTGCTTCCTCCATAGAACCCGCTATACATAATCCATTAATGAGTATATTGTAACTGTAGGTGTCAGGAAGTAAACCACATTTATGCATGACACAAAAGAATGACTTTGCCACATTCACAAAACCCAATTTACAGAAACCTGTCATGAGATTGTTAAACCAAACTATACAAGGCCCAGATTCTTCCTTTTCCGCTTCTTGCATAAATGCAACTGCTTCTTCAACCAAGGACTGTCTGCACAGACCATCTATAATAATGGAATTTGTATAGCTACTAGGACGAATCCCACTGGCTTTTATCACATCATACATGTCCCACATTACATCAGTGAGCCTCAAATTGTACAATAAACCATTTAATGTCATGATGGAAGCCTGAACATTCAAATCCTTCATCTTGAAAAGGACAAAGAGTGCATCATGCACCATCCCAGATCTGGAGTAAGTAAAAGCCAGCATATCCCAAACCGTATGACTGAAATCTGATATGGAAAGCAGCTCACAAAGTGAAGGTGCAGAGCCAGAGCCTATGGAAATCACAAGAACTCTATATaaacagaaaatgaaaaatgtaaaGAGATATTCTAGCTTTCGAAGCTGATATCAATATTGAAATATTCAGCTCCGAGATGTCAACTAGAGATTCCTAAAAGCACACATAAAATAGCTCCACTAccacacaaaacaaataatCCGACCAGAAATGAAAGGACAGACAATCTGTTAGAGCGAACTCCATGTTTCTATGACATTAAGATTTAATGTTTTCAGCCACCACAAGTGTTGAGAGACGATAGTGGAGGGGAGAAGAAGGATGTTACTAACATGGAGCTCTATCCACAAATACTTTTTAATTCCACTTTCAGTTAAATGTGAATGAATCTGAAGTTCCATGAATGTAGAATGTTTATCCCCTAACACGCAAACAAGTTAGCAACAACTTTTTACTGCTAAGATAATCATGGCTAAGCAATCTTGGGAGCTAAACTTTGTTTAACAAGTTACTTTTGCttcaaaaattatctagaaCTAACTTTTCACAACAATATGGCTGTAAATAGTATTAAACATCCCAAGAAATATAATACGGATTTGTTTATTGCAAAGATTTTTAACTTTAAAGCCATTCAATATTTTTTCATCTAAAATCGCACAATATAAGCATGTATGTGCTCCAACTCCAGTTTGTCTTAACCCAACTGCTTCTCAATCTatccatttttattatttcaagaGATATTCAAAATCTTATTCACTAATCATacttgaaattttcaaagccaAAAGCCAATTTAACCCTGATTTTTCTGCTTCATAAAGTCAAAATATCAACTTTATCACTTCATTAACAACAACATATCAAAAAACGCACCCACTTATCTGAAATCCTCCACCATTTACATAATTCAATAGGACAAGTAACCAAAAATCACTGCATCCAGCTAATATAATTGCCACAGATTCTGATAAAACCGCGTCTACCATGCAtaatttttccccaatttacaGCAATGcattaagaaaaatgaattgCATGGTTGTAGTTGTACCTTCTAGTTGAACCATTTGCAGCAAATGTAACTTCAAGGCTCTGAACCTTTcttttttggccaaaacatgagcAATAGAAAGATAAGAAGCTCTTGAATGCTTAAAATCATAATCGTTCTTCAACAGGAAAAAGAAATCCAGAGCAGTTTCCGGGTacttaattttcaatttctCAAGAATCCCGTCAACTTCCGGTGCAGATAAGCCCGACATTAAGGTATTAAATTCTGGGTCACGGCCAAGACGTTTAGCAAAACCCCTTTTGTCCCCGTAATTAAAGTTAATGAGGCGGGTGAAAATTGCTGAAGCGACGTCGTTTGGCGGGGCTTCCAGATGGTTAACCGCAGCCAAGGTGGCGTAGGAGAATATGGGCCTGAAGAAGAAGAGGGAGGTGAGGGAATACTTTGGTAGCTTTTTGGAAAGCTTGAGAATTAAGCGACGCATTTAGGGGTTGGAATGGAGCATCCtgggaagaggaggaggaggagtgaCAGGGGTTTTAGAAGGGAAGAAAGAGGGAGCACTAGGGAAGTTTCAATTGCTAGGGTTTAAGGAAACCGTTAttatcgttttttttttttttttttttttttttggggctcGGTTCATTTTTCTGCAAATTATTTTGAAGGACTTTTTCATTTACCCCCTCCCATTTACTTATTTGGGAAGAGTACCTTAAATATGTTCAATTTTTGCTCATATGGGAGAAAAATATGTATTTTACCAAGCCAAAGTCGTAATGAAATCTAAAATACTTacatgtgtgtgtatatatgtgtaCAACAATATGAAGTGATTTGATTTGTTTAGCGATtgatatatttatatataattagtCATGACATATcacattaaaaaaaagtaatttattattttttcgaTTTATAAGATTTGAAAGCACATGTATGTGAGTGAAAAGGGTTTGGCATTGAAGAGTAAGGTCTACATTTGGCATTTATAGATAGTTGTTGAACTTCATATTGAAAGTAAACTACCTAGACCTTTTTCATGGTGAAATTgacatcttttctttttttgtcaaaagaATTTTGCGTTTGAGAACTTGAATTTCATCTAGCGCTATATATAGGAGTTGCACAAGAACAAGATTCATGAAGAATTCGGAAGAAAACATGTCATACCAACCTACAAAACTACACTCCCAAAACTTGTTTGAATACATTAGATTAATTCCATTTCCTAATGATCAAGCTTAAAAGAATAATGTGGTTTTATACCAACAATGTGGTTCAAAATTGTAGGCTTAAGGGATTCACGCATGATGTTAATAGGACGTCAAAAGTTGCAATTTATTTGGTGAACAGTACTTAATTAAGCTCGGATGTATTGTCAGCAACATTTCTTTTTATACGTTGGGCTGGATTTTCAGCAACTAATTAAGGTATGAACATCCTTTTCCCATGAATGAGGAATGGGGAGATACCCTGTTCAGAAGGCCTCAGCTCAGCCGTAAGATGTTGAAGCATAAGGAGTAGAATTGTAGATAAGGTctaatatatgaggaaaagaatggTCGATGGATGCTGTATCTTTATCTATGTTGGCGATCTGTTTGCCTCAAGAGTTTTCTTGAGTGCAAATGAGTAGGCATAAAGAATTATGCGGACCCATTTTTCTTGCAATGAGACAAACGCTTCAACTAAAATTGGGACGTGAATAATTGGGATGTAGTGGCAAGCTTTGAAACTTGAAGGGTTTTAACAATTATGATTAGCAATTGCTGAAATGGTAAACAAGAAAAGTGACTACATATGTAGTAAGTAATTGGCTACCCCACAATTTTTTTCATTGATTGTGATTCTTGATGCTGGTGATTCATCCTACATAGTAATTGGCTACCCCCCAATTCATCCTACATAGCTTGGTTTACAACCACTAATCGGAGTCTGCCTTAATTAACTACATTTTGGATAGTAAGTAATTTTATGAAAGACATTCACTATGTTTCCATAATCAGTACTCCTTTAGACCAAagcttttgtttttcctttttcttttcctttcaacAATTGTTCTTATTATTATACAATGAAAAAGGCATTGATGAAGGTATATATGGAAGGCTAATAGGAGTTAATACATGCTAACACCCCAATAAAACATGAACCTATGTATCCTAATCTATAGTTAAGATAGTGCTATAGCTATAGTTCATCTGTTCTTTTAGACATGATCAGACATGCATATATGATAATCACCTAAAAATATATATTCATACTCCattctccctttcttttttgttctAATCATTGTCTTAGAGAACAAGTTTGCCCATCCAAGGATTAAAACGTAGGAGAGGCCCTCTGGTGTTGACTCACACAAGTAAAAATAATTTAGTACTAGTAAATAGTAATGATCTAATCATCTTCTCGGTCAGTTGTCCAAAATAATTGGATCTATTGCAACAATTATGTTTCTGCAATTAGATTCCTTCCTCCCTTAATCTAATTTAGTTCATCTTGCTGACTCCCTTTATATATCTTCTGAAATCCAGCTTAGAGCTACAACATCGAATCAGTCGATACTTTCACTTGGCATATATCTGCTGAACTATATTACTCTTTATCTCAAAACCTAAAACATGAATATCACTGATCAAGAAACAACATATATTATGCTTATAGGAAGTTCgatcctttcttttttccttggtCAACACAGATATATAGTTTACATCTGCTATTTTCAAATTGTAGTGTCACTTTCAAAGCATAATATTTTACAAATCCGATGTTGTTTTATTGGTTTTGCTTTAGAACTAAGAAGCAAAAGGAGCGCCTTGTAGTGAAACTCACATAGCACCAACCaccttttgttttgtatttaTTTCTTCCGGGTCCTGTTCTCCATATAAACTGCTAAACCATCTTTGAAGTTTCTACCAAATTCAAAGCATACACTTCCTTTcgtttcttcatttcttctctaGCTACCATGTCCAAGCAAAATCCAAAACGGTATTCTCTGGAGAAGATTAACAAAAATATCAGCAGTTCTAAAGAAAATGAGAAGCAGAGAAGTGCTGCTAGTTTTTTATCGAAACACATGAAGAAAGTGTACCCTATAGGGCTGTACAAGACTTGCTCATCTCTTTCACTTTCTTCGTTATCATTATCCTTGTCTCAAAACTCAAATGATTCTTCCCTCGCGGATTCTTCATCTCAGCTGGATCAAAAGATTGCATTGGCACTCCGTCTTATTGAATCGCCTAAAAGAAGAGAGGTCCCAGTTGCCAAAACTTTCCAAAAACCTACTACTGAAGCGGCCTGTACAGAACCTGGGGAAGAAGGGTTTAGGAGGTGCAACTGGATTACGAAAAATAGTGGTAAGGCATTATTTGATGCATTgaaaaatttcaccttttttttttctcatttctcTCAACCAAGCGAAAGCTTACAATTTCTATTCGTGTATTACTAGACAATGAAGGATTGCACTTGCAAATAAGAATGGAAGATAATTTGAAATTGTCAATAAAAGGTCCTGAATTCAATATCTCCTATTtgcaaacaaataaaaaaaagaatggaagaTAATTAAGATTTTTCACACCGTGGAATAGGAAATATTACACTCACGTCACACTGCTTTATATTCGGAGAGACTACCATCTTCAATTGAGGGAACAGATAACTAGGATAAAAATTCTCGAACACAAAACTAAACTTACAAAAATTTGGTGGATCAATTAACAAGAAAAGTCTGGACATCATTTGTCCTTAGTCTGAATATATGCTTTTCATGTGCATATGTACATGTTGGTTCTTCTGCTTGCAATAAAATTAAATTCCAACCCAAAATAATCAACTGCTAAATCAGGTTTAACATAGCTATAGTGATTGATTACTATAACAATATTGGCCGGCTGGAGTAGGACGTGGAATCATTCGTGTGCTCAGTTAACTGAAGACATTGAATTATCAAAAACAATACTATTATACTTgctttcccaaaaaaaaagatttgaatTAATTTGAGTAATGTCACTGGCCAGATTCATGCAGCATATGTTATTGAATAGTATAGTTGTTACAACCACTTCGCTGCTCAAGAAAAGCCGATGTTTATTAGTGTTGATATACTGTTGCTTTCATGTGTTTACCAATATGAATTTCTCTGAACTTAATTAATCATTCACTCCCTAttccaaaattcaccattttatcaatatttttgAAGACAACGTTAACATTTTGGCTTGCTGAAGTAGGTGAGTACCAATAACCCTTTTGACTAAATGAACTTCATGTGCAGATAATATTTACGTACAATTTCATGACGAATGCTGGGGAGTTCCAGTTTATGATGACCAGTAAGTGcagatattctttttttttttgataattgtAAAGGTTGATTGATGCATGCATGGCTGATCATGGGATTCAAGGACTAAAATTATTCTTGTTGAACGAATTCAACAGTCAACTCTTCGAGCTGCTAGCATTATCCGGGATGCTGATGGATTTCAATTGGACGGAAattctaaaaaggaaagaattattCAGGTATAAGTTTTGCTTGCATTTCAAGAGGAGCAATCGATCGATACTCGCGAATATATATACTTTCACTTTGTCAAAATTGATCGTACATTAGAAAATGTAATGCTTATATATACTTTGATTTGAGTGTACACTCATTGGATTATTGTATACGGAAGCTAGAGTAACacgtacaattttttttttttgggtcattaACAACCATTTGGGCCCTTAATTAATTTCCTTTTATCATAACAAAGAGAAATCCAatcaaggttttttttttttattttgatgtcTTTCTTCTTTACTTTCGTACTGATGAGGAACTGTTTGTACTCGCAGGGAAGTTTTTGCTGGATTTGATGCTAACAATGTGGCCAAAATGGGGGAAAAAGAGATTATGGACATAGTCTCCAACAAAGCACTGATGTTAGCTGAGTGCAGAGTTAGATGCATAGTCGATAATGCCAATTGCATATTGAAAGTAAGTTTTGTACATTGCCAATCGATTTGGAATAGAAAAGGGTAATTCAGTTCCAGTGCATAACTGTATattaattatgaattaattttCAATACACTGATGACAAttaattttaaattaaatttaaattttaaatttcatgtacGCAGCCTGTATACACTCAATCGATCCTGCAAGCTAGTGTATAGATGGTTAATCCTATATTAATCCGAAAACCAAATTAATTTGCTAATTTCATACTGCTGTTGCAAATGAGCATTTGCCAGATCGTGAAAGAATTTGGATCTTTCAGCAGCTACATGTGGAACTATGTGAGTTACAAGCCAATAATCAACAGATACAAGCATCCCAGAAATGTTCCCTTGAGGAGTCCAAAAGCTGAGGCCATAAGCAAGGACTTGCTCAAACGTGGATTTCGATTTGTAGGACCTGTGATTGTGCATTCATTCATGCAAGCTGCCGGATTGACAATTGATCATCTTGTTGATTGTTTTAGATATAGTGAATGCGTAAACCTTGCCGAAAGACCTTGGAGGCATGTTTAATACTAAGTCACACAGatttaaattattattgttgctgtaattcttttaatttttaaatttccaAGCAATGGCTTTCTTGTTGGAtaatttatttgtaaatttatgTCTAGAACACATGGGGTTTATCCAATGATGGTTTTAGTCCAGTCACTTCCTGATTGTTGACAGAAGAAGCTATTTAACACGtatgattatattttgagtCAGTTTGATTGGCTTCAATTGCTCCTAAGTCATCATATCAAGGACAGGGATGGATGCCTTCTCGACCACGTTCCCTAGATTGAAGTTTATGATCATATTTAATCATTCATAATCCAAATACGAAGATGAAAGTTGCAACTGAAGAAATTCCAATCTTTAACTTAGAGATGTATTTGAACCAAACTACTCGCGAGCACCTTGCGAGTAGTGCAGTCAAGAAAGCCGAGTGCGAGTCGAGATGGAGTGGCTCGATAGTATTTCAATCAAAGTTCAAGTGTTATTTTTTTAGCTTCGAAGGCTTGTTGAGACTTATCTAGCACcaagtaattaattaaaaattatatatttagttATTATATTTTTACTCTTTTAGGTTTGGGAGTTGTATAAATTACCAGAATATTGGCTATGGTTTTAAAATGTTTATAGGCCATATAGTCATTTCACATgggaaaaaattaattttataggTAAAAAATAAGATTGTGCATTTCTGGTATTGGACAAGGACTTCGAGCTCGATCATACTTGCAAAAAAATCGAGTATAATTAAGTAGATCTCGAATTTTCGAACAATTCTTTGAACTCCAGCTCAAGCTTTATTATTGCTACTAGTTCGAACTCGAGTTAGAGCAGTGCTTCCCTAGGGCTGAGTTGGGCTCAAGTACGACAATATTCGAGTTCGGCTCGACTTAATTACTTTCCTACTTCAACTTTTCAATTATAGAAACTTGAATGTGactcttgtttttattttttttttcaataagaGAGGGATGGAATTTAAAAAGTGGGGAGGGAATAGAGGGGTTTAAATCCATGACCTCTAATTCCTGGGATTTCAAACTTAACCACTTGATTAAGGCTTCCTCGGCTTGAATATGACTAAATGAATGAAGATATATAAGGTTTTTTTCTGCCTTACATGTTAAAAGAATGCATAAACATCTGGAGATAGAGTATGTTTTCCGTCTACTTATTTTAGGTGACTGAATTCTGATTTAGAAAATGGTTAAAGATATTAATCACACCATCCTAGCTACAAGCTTACTCGGAGGCGGAGGACAGAAAAGTGGATACTGCAATAAAAAGCGACAAATTCTTGGTACTTTTTAGGAGAGTGAAATGTTCTGTTCCGATCCCGGGAGACCATAAGAAATGTTTTGCTATTCTTGTTGAAGTACAGTAGTTTGGGTTCGATATACAATTGGGCTTTCACGATCTTGTTATTTAGGCCTTGAAAACCCTGTTCAACGAAAAGATGTCCCAGATTGCCCATGAGAACTAGTTCTTCATATTCTGTTCATGGCCTTCTGTTCATGGCCTTGTTGGATTGCCATTTTCTTCGTAAAGTTTTTGTATTCtgataaatacatttttcaatcactgtTTTACTTTATATAAATGAAGTCGCTATAGTATATTCTTTTacaaaaactctaaaaaatagcaattcaaagtGGCTGCTTTAGGGTCTACACTACCACGTATAAGCATTTAGCATGGTCTTTTACCAAAATTTCTGACTTTTACCAAAATTTCTGAGCTAAGGTAGGCCGAAAATTGCACAAGGCAGTAAACATCAAGACGACAAAATCTTCCGAATGTTAGGCCCCTGTCAACTAATCAGCCTTGTTAGTCAGCTGAATCATCTCTATTCTCCATGCAAAAGAGAACACATAATTGCACGCGGTAATCAGGATAACCAATGACGCCTACATATGCCGATTTTCCAGAGGCACCAGACGACAAAATTGCTCTGCTTGAGCGCATAACAAGGAGGGGATGCATGAGGTGACATTTGCATACACAGTCCTGGGCTCTACACCAAGGATGGGACCTCTGAGTCTTGAGCTCATGACTGCAGAAAATGTTTTCTTGGAATGATCTCGATGACACAGATCGCCTATTTCCAGGCCAAAATGAATGATTCTAGTTTCAGTAACGAACGAATAATTC
This portion of the Coffea eugenioides isolate CCC68of chromosome 11, Ceug_1.0, whole genome shotgun sequence genome encodes:
- the LOC113754128 gene encoding putative pentatricopeptide repeat-containing protein At1g13630 translates to MRRLILKLSKKLPKYSLTSLFFFRPIFSYATLAAVNHLEAPPNDVASAIFTRLINFNYGDKRGFAKRLGRDPEFNTLMSGLSAPEVDGILEKLKIKYPETALDFFFLLKNDYDFKHSRASYLSIAHVLAKKERFRALKLHLLQMVQLEGSGSAPSLCELLSISDFSHTVWDMLAFTYSRSGMVHDALFVLFKMKDLNVQASIMTLNGLLYNLRLTDVMWDMYDVIKASGIRPSSYTNSIIIDGLCRQSLVEEAVAFMQEAEKEESGPCIVWFNNLMTGFCKLGFVNVAKSFFCVMHKCGLLPDTYSYNILINGLCIAGSMEEALEFTSDMEKHGLEPDIVTYNTLAKGFSLLGLMSGAWKVISLMLYKGLNPDLITYTILICGHCQTGNIKECFKLREEMLSRGMLLTNISYGVMISCLCKRGNVNEALSLFDEMKTIGLEADVVIYSILIHGLCKQGQLHHAIHLYKEMCLERVMPNLFTQRSILLALSEKGTIKEARRYFDTLMHCDLLEDIGLCNIMLYSYAKVGYMDEAIQLYRMILEKGITPTVVTFNSLIYGFCKSRRLADARIWLNAIESHGLVPSAVTYTTLMNAFCEERDVQAMFELLKEMEARAIEPTHVTYTVVIKGLCRQRKVKEAVGVLQDMFAKGVSPDEISYNIIIQSLCKTQDMKRAFQLHDEMLLRNLQPNHVTYNILINGLCVRGNLKDAEKLLTSLQDQKVRLTKVAYTTLIKALCAKGNVHKAVMLFHQMVEMGYQVSVRDCSAVFNRLCKRHLISDAKAFLRLILQYGIALDQQICSVMLNNLCRIHDRDSMFRLFALMVKCDLKAVRDG
- the LOC113754297 gene encoding uncharacterized protein LOC113754297; the protein is MSKQNPKRYSLEKINKNISSSKENEKQRSAASFLSKHMKKVYPIGLYKTCSSLSLSSLSLSLSQNSNDSSLADSSSQLDQKIALALRLIESPKRREVPVAKTFQKPTTEAACTEPGEEGFRRCNWITKNSDNIYVQFHDECWGVPVYDDHQLFELLALSGMLMDFNWTEILKRKELFREVFAGFDANNVAKMGEKEIMDIVSNKALMLAECRVRCIVDNANCILKIVKEFGSFSSYMWNYVSYKPIINRYKHPRNVPLRSPKAEAISKDLLKRGFRFVGPVIVHSFMQAAGLTIDHLVDCFRYSECVNLAERPWRHV